A stretch of DNA from Granulicella pectinivorans:
GCCCTAGAAAACCGTGGGCCAATCGCCCGTAGACACCCGCCCCCACAGGCGTACACTCGATCCACCCAGTCACGCTCTCGCAACACCTTCCCCATCGCAGAAGACCTTCGCCACCGAATCCCGTTACGAAACGAACGTTACAAAGTGGTAAGTTGTAGTCGTCGCCGGCAGCGTCCGGAGAGGCAGCACACAGAGGCAGCATAGGAGACGCACATGGAGAACAGCACACGGCGTAGTTTCTTCGGCAAGATGGCTGCGATGGCGACCGTCGTCACCGGCTCGACAAAGCTATTCGCGCAGCAGTCCGCGCCGGCACCCGCCGAGCCCGTCATTCCAGGCACCGAGAGACCCCGCGGCCCGCGCAACAACCACACCCACGAAGGCATCTATTACTTCTCCGGCACCGGCTCCAACGACGGCTATGGCCGCGAAGACCACATCACCGTCAAGGACCCCTTCGAGAAGCACGTCACCCGCACCATGGACGCGCTCAAAAAGTCTCTCGAGCGCGCCGGCAGCAACATGGACAGCATCCTCCACCTCGAAGTCTTCCTCTGCCTGCCCAACGACGACACCATCCCCATGCCCACCGGCAGCGCGCGCTTCGCCGCTCACAAGGCCCAGTACGACGCACTCAACAAGATCTACGGCACCTACTTCTCGCCCGGCAAAGCTCCCTCCCGCGCCTGCATGGCCCTCGAGTGGATCCCCGGCGACTCTCTCATCGAAATCGTAGGCAGCGCACTCGTCGTCGGCCCCCCCGCTCCGCCGCCTGTCCGCAGCTAAACAGAACAACCAACCGTGCTTGAAAGAGGAATCCACATGAATTTGAAGTCCGCCTGGAGTCGACGTTCGTTTCTCTCTTCGCTTGGCGTCGCGAGCGGTAGCCTGC
This window harbors:
- a CDS encoding RidA family protein, with amino-acid sequence MENSTRRSFFGKMAAMATVVTGSTKLFAQQSAPAPAEPVIPGTERPRGPRNNHTHEGIYYFSGTGSNDGYGREDHITVKDPFEKHVTRTMDALKKSLERAGSNMDSILHLEVFLCLPNDDTIPMPTGSARFAAHKAQYDALNKIYGTYFSPGKAPSRACMALEWIPGDSLIEIVGSALVVGPPAPPPVRS